One part of the Eleginops maclovinus isolate JMC-PN-2008 ecotype Puerto Natales chromosome 14, JC_Emac_rtc_rv5, whole genome shotgun sequence genome encodes these proteins:
- the chrnb1 gene encoding acetylcholine receptor subunit beta, whose product MKGLDLLLLACCLCCLSTLGGASEEEKSLMVKLFTNYNLKVRPALRPEDRVVVRVGLVLSSLVGLNMKNEEMSTVVVMNLEWTDYRLHWKPEEHDGIEVMRIPSGKVWLPDMVLFNNNDGVFQVALHVHVQAYHNGRVTWTPPALYCSSCGVKVKYFPFDWQNCTMQFRSYTYDSTEIEVQYALDLKGKEIREIQLDEAYTEGGEWQIIHKQCRKNMNDDQYEDMTFYLILERKPLYYVLNIILPCILITIIAIFNFYLPPDAGEKMGLSINVLLTLTVFLLLLADKIPETSLGVPIIVNYIMFTMILVTFSVILSVVVLNLHHRSPNTHSMPMWVRMIFIHILPPVLCMLRPKVETPLSLKTMPRREKRIVTISKVADEYFIRKPDSSILFPKPHRYNPEGMVTDMRKFIDGPSTYLSLPEELKTAMDAITYIAEALQAEKDYEALKEDWQYVAMVVDRMFLWIFVIITTIGTLAIFAVASFNRTPTDPFKAP is encoded by the exons ATGAAAGGCCTGGATCTGCTCCTGCTGGCATGTTGTTTATGCTGCCTGAGCACATTGGGAG GTGCGTCGGAGGAGGAGAAGTCTCTGATGGTGAAGCTCTTTACCAACTACAACCTAAAAGTTCGGCCAGCATTGAGACCCGAAGATAGGGTGGTGGTTCGAGTGGGGTTGGTCCTCTCCTCCTTGGTTGGACTG AATATGAAGAATGAAGAAATGAGCACAGTTGTTGTCATGAATCTG GAATGGACTGATTATCGGTTGCACTGGAAACCAGAGGAGCATGATGGGATTGAGGTGATGCGTATCCCCTCTGGGAAGGTTTGGCTGCCTGACATGGTCCTCTTCAATAA taATGATGGAGTGTTTCAAGTGGCCCTGCATGTCCATGTCCAGGCTTATCACAATGGCAGAGTAACCTGGACCCCCCCTGCACTGTACTGCAGCTCTTGTGGAGTTAAG GTTAAATATTTCCCCTTTGACTGGCAGAACTGCACCATGCAGTTCCGCTCCTACACGTACGACTCGACAGAAATCGAGGTGCAGTATGCCCTGGACTTGAAAGGGAAGGAGATCAGGGAGATCCAACTTGACGAAGCTTACACTG agGGTGGCGAGTGGCAAATCATACACAAGCAGTGCAGGAAGAACATGAACGATGATCAATATGAGGACATGACCTTCTACCTCATCCTCGAGAGGAAGCCTCTGTACTACGTGTTGAACATCATCCTCCCCTGCATCCTCATCACTATCATCGCCATCTTCAACTTCTACCTGCCTCCTGATGCCG GAGAGAAGATGGGTCTGTCCATCAACGTGTTGCTCACCCTCactgtgttcctgctgctgctggctgatAAGATCCCTGAGACTTCACTGGGTGTCCCCATTATTGTCAACTACATCATGTTCACTATGATCCTGGTCACATTTTCCGTCATCCTCAGTGTGGTCGTCCTCAACCTGCACCACCGCTCACCCAACACCCACTCGATGCCCATGTGGGTCCGTATG ATCTTCATCCACATACTGCCTCCTGTCCTGTGCATGCTTCGACCGAAAGTAGAGACCCCGCTGTCCTTGAAGACCATGCCACGCCGAGAAAAAAGGATAGTCACCATCAGCAAGGTGGCTGATGAATACTTCATTCGCAAGCCCGACTCCTCCATCTTGTTCCCAAAACCACACAG GTATAATCCAGAGGGGATGGTTACAGATATGAGAAAGTTCATTGATGGCCCCAGTACCTACCTGTCACTACCCGAGGAGCTCAAGACGGCCATGGACGCCATCACTTATATCGCTGAGGCCCTGCAAGCGGAAAAGGACTATGAAGCT CTGAAGGAGGACTGGCAGTACGTGGCCATGGTGGTGGACCGCATGTTCCTCTGGATCTTcgtcatcatcaccaccattgGGACTTTGGCTATCTTCGCTGTCGCAAGCTTTAACCGCACGCCCACTGACCCCTTCAAAGCCCCATAA